In the Silurus meridionalis isolate SWU-2019-XX chromosome 6, ASM1480568v1, whole genome shotgun sequence genome, one interval contains:
- the clcn5b gene encoding H(+)/Cl(-) exchange transporter 5 isoform X1, with protein METSGFYNDNYSSGSSDDDLVDLSANAQDLLEDLSYDEQDHSQAEASLFSPGGRGQNGTAKLLDLLDDGLHRVGTYDDFNTIDWVREKSKDRDRHREINNKKRQSVLDLLLSLSDAFSGWLLMLLIGLMSGALAGGIDIAAHWLTDLKEGVCLNGFWFNHEHCCWNSKETTFQERDKCPNWKSWAELTVGVNEGASAYVVNYLLYVTWALLFAYLAVVLVRAFAPYACGSGIPEIKTILSGFIIRGYLGKWTLVIKTITLVLAVSSGLSLGKEGPLVHVACCCGNIFCHLFTKYRKNEAKRREVLSAASAVGVSVAFGAPIGGVLFSLEEVSYYFPLKTLWRSFFAALVAAFTLRSINPFGNSQLVLFYVEFHTPWHLMELFPFVLLGIFGGLWGAFFIRANMAWCRRRKNTRLGHYPVLEVVLVTLATALLAFPNDFTRMSGSHLISELFNDCSLLDSSQLCDYTSQVKGGAINNNLSHGANYSSSLYDRAAGPGVYTAIWQLALALLFKTLITVVTFGMKVPSGLFIPSMAVGAIAGRLLGIGMEQLAFYHHDWPIFKGCSSSTKCITPGLYAMLGAAACLGGVTRMTVSLVVIMFELTGGLEYIVPLMAATMTSKWVADALGREGIYEAHIRLNGYPFLEPKDEFEHKTLAMDVMRPRRSDPSLSVLTQSGMSVEQVEAVIADTSYSGFPVVVSQESPRLVGFVLRRDLVISIDSARLCQEGIVGASQVLFTEPTLTQPHGGPPSLNLRSIMDLSPLAITDQTPMDITVDIFRKLGLRQCLVTQNGRLLGIITKKDILKHMAQMTNRDPESILFN; from the exons CAGAAGCATCACTGTTTTCTCCTGGAGGCCGAGGACAGAACGGCACGGCTAAGCTGCTGGATCTGTTAGACGACGGGTTGCACAGGGTGGGGACCTATGATGACTTTAACACAATCGACTGGGTGAGGGAGAAATCCAAGGACCGAGACCGTCACAGAGAG ATCAACAATAAGAAGAGGCAGTCAGTACTTGATCTTCTCTTGAGTTTGAGTGATGCTTTTTCTGGCTGGCTGCTTATGCTCCTTATCGGCCTCATGTCTG GGGCATTAGCTGGAGGTATAGACATTGCAGCTCACTGGCTAACAGACCTAAAAGAGGGTGTGTGTCTGAACGGCTTCTGGTTCAACCACGAACACTGCTGCTGGAACTCTAAAGAGACCACTTTCCAAGAGAGAGACAAATGTCCAAACTGGAAGAGCTGGGCCGAGCTCACGGTGGGAGTCAACGAG GGGGCGAGTGCCTATGTTGTGAATTATCTACTGTATGTGACCTGGGCTCTGCTCTTCGCCTACCTTGCTGTGGTTCTCGTCAGGGCCTTCGCCCCGTATGCCTGCGGCTCGGGAATCCCTGAG aTAAAGACCATCCTAAGTGGCTTTATAATCCGGGGCTACTTAGGAAAGTGGACTCTAGTGATAAAGACGATCACTCTGGTGCTGGCAGTGTCTTCAGGCCTCAGCCTGGGGAAAGAAGGTCCTCTGGTGCATGTGGCCTGCTGCTGCGGAAACATCTTCTGCCATCTTTTCACCAAGTACCGCAAGAACGAGGCCAAGAGGAGGGAG GTCTTGTCAGCAGCCTCCGCTGTGGGCGTGTCTGTGGCGTTTGGAGCTCCTATAGGAGGAGTGCTGTTCAGCTTGGAAGAG GTCAGCTACTACTTCCCCTTAAAGACACTGTGGCGTTCATTCTTCGCAGCCCTGGTCGCCGCCTTCACCCTACGCTCCATCAATCCCTTTGGCAACAGCCAACTCGTCCTGTTCTACGTGGAATTCCACACCCCATGGCACCTGATGGAGCTCTTCCCTTTTGTTTTGCTTGGTATTTTTGGCGGCCTGTGGGGGGCGTTTTTCATCCGTGCCAACATGGCCTGGTGTAGACGTCGGAAGAACACGCGTCTGGGCCACTACCCCGTGTTGGAGGTAGTGCTGGTAACTCTGGCTACGGCGCTGTTGGCCTTTCCGAACGACTTCACGCGCATGAGTGGGAGCCATCTCATCTCCGAGTTGTTTAACGACTGCAGTCTGCTGGACTCCTCCCAGCTGTGTGACTACACCTCCCAAGTGAAGGGTGGAGCAATTAATAATAACTTAAGTCACGGTGCGAATTACAGCAGCAGCCTGTATGACCGAGCAGCCGGGCCTGGAGTCTACACGGCTATCTGGCAGCTGGCGCTAGCGCTCCTCTTCAAGACGCTGATCACCGTGGTTACGTTTGGCATGAAG GTGCCCTCTGGTTTGTTTATTCCCAGCATGGCTGTAGGGGCGATAGCAGGCAGGCTGCTGGGCATCGGTATGGAGCAGCTGGCATTCTACCACCACGACTGGCCGATCTTCAAGGGTTGTTCATCCAGCACCAAATGCATTACGCCAGGCCTGTACGCCATGCTCGGGGCTGCAGCGTGTCTGG GTGGTGTAACTCGGATGACCGTGTCTCTTGTGGTCATCATGTTCGAGCTGACTGGAGGACTGGAGTACATTGTGCCCCTCATGGCAGCCACTATGACCAGTAAGTGGGTGGCAGATGCTCTGGGCAGAGAGGGCATCTACGAGGCACACATCCGGCTGAACGGCTACCCTTTCCTTGAGCCCAAGGATGAGTTTGAGCACAAGACCCTGGCCATGGATGTGATGCGTCCACGGCGCTCTGATCCTTCACTCTCTGTCCTCACGCAAAGTGGCATGAGTGTGGAGCAGGTGGAGGCTGTGATAGCTGACACATCATACAGTGGATTCCCCGTAGTTGTTTCCCAGGAGTCTCCAAGGCTGGTGGGGTTTGTGCTAAGGAGGGACCTGGTTATATCAATAG ATAGCGCACGCCTCTGCCAGGAGGGTATCGTGGGAGCATCGCAGGTCCTTTTCACTGAGCCTACTTTAACTCAGCCTCATGGTGGACCTCCTTCCCTCAATCTACGCAGCATCATGGATCTCAGTCCACTAGCTATCACTGACCAAACACCCATGGACATCACCGTGGACATCTTTCGCAAGCTCGGCCTACGCCAGTGCCTCGTCACACAgaacgg
- the clcn5b gene encoding H(+)/Cl(-) exchange transporter 5 isoform X2, translated as METSGFYNDNYSSGSSDDDLVDLSANAQDLLEDLSYDEQDHSQEASLFSPGGRGQNGTAKLLDLLDDGLHRVGTYDDFNTIDWVREKSKDRDRHREINNKKRQSVLDLLLSLSDAFSGWLLMLLIGLMSGALAGGIDIAAHWLTDLKEGVCLNGFWFNHEHCCWNSKETTFQERDKCPNWKSWAELTVGVNEGASAYVVNYLLYVTWALLFAYLAVVLVRAFAPYACGSGIPEIKTILSGFIIRGYLGKWTLVIKTITLVLAVSSGLSLGKEGPLVHVACCCGNIFCHLFTKYRKNEAKRREVLSAASAVGVSVAFGAPIGGVLFSLEEVSYYFPLKTLWRSFFAALVAAFTLRSINPFGNSQLVLFYVEFHTPWHLMELFPFVLLGIFGGLWGAFFIRANMAWCRRRKNTRLGHYPVLEVVLVTLATALLAFPNDFTRMSGSHLISELFNDCSLLDSSQLCDYTSQVKGGAINNNLSHGANYSSSLYDRAAGPGVYTAIWQLALALLFKTLITVVTFGMKVPSGLFIPSMAVGAIAGRLLGIGMEQLAFYHHDWPIFKGCSSSTKCITPGLYAMLGAAACLGGVTRMTVSLVVIMFELTGGLEYIVPLMAATMTSKWVADALGREGIYEAHIRLNGYPFLEPKDEFEHKTLAMDVMRPRRSDPSLSVLTQSGMSVEQVEAVIADTSYSGFPVVVSQESPRLVGFVLRRDLVISIDSARLCQEGIVGASQVLFTEPTLTQPHGGPPSLNLRSIMDLSPLAITDQTPMDITVDIFRKLGLRQCLVTQNGRLLGIITKKDILKHMAQMTNRDPESILFN; from the exons AAGCATCACTGTTTTCTCCTGGAGGCCGAGGACAGAACGGCACGGCTAAGCTGCTGGATCTGTTAGACGACGGGTTGCACAGGGTGGGGACCTATGATGACTTTAACACAATCGACTGGGTGAGGGAGAAATCCAAGGACCGAGACCGTCACAGAGAG ATCAACAATAAGAAGAGGCAGTCAGTACTTGATCTTCTCTTGAGTTTGAGTGATGCTTTTTCTGGCTGGCTGCTTATGCTCCTTATCGGCCTCATGTCTG GGGCATTAGCTGGAGGTATAGACATTGCAGCTCACTGGCTAACAGACCTAAAAGAGGGTGTGTGTCTGAACGGCTTCTGGTTCAACCACGAACACTGCTGCTGGAACTCTAAAGAGACCACTTTCCAAGAGAGAGACAAATGTCCAAACTGGAAGAGCTGGGCCGAGCTCACGGTGGGAGTCAACGAG GGGGCGAGTGCCTATGTTGTGAATTATCTACTGTATGTGACCTGGGCTCTGCTCTTCGCCTACCTTGCTGTGGTTCTCGTCAGGGCCTTCGCCCCGTATGCCTGCGGCTCGGGAATCCCTGAG aTAAAGACCATCCTAAGTGGCTTTATAATCCGGGGCTACTTAGGAAAGTGGACTCTAGTGATAAAGACGATCACTCTGGTGCTGGCAGTGTCTTCAGGCCTCAGCCTGGGGAAAGAAGGTCCTCTGGTGCATGTGGCCTGCTGCTGCGGAAACATCTTCTGCCATCTTTTCACCAAGTACCGCAAGAACGAGGCCAAGAGGAGGGAG GTCTTGTCAGCAGCCTCCGCTGTGGGCGTGTCTGTGGCGTTTGGAGCTCCTATAGGAGGAGTGCTGTTCAGCTTGGAAGAG GTCAGCTACTACTTCCCCTTAAAGACACTGTGGCGTTCATTCTTCGCAGCCCTGGTCGCCGCCTTCACCCTACGCTCCATCAATCCCTTTGGCAACAGCCAACTCGTCCTGTTCTACGTGGAATTCCACACCCCATGGCACCTGATGGAGCTCTTCCCTTTTGTTTTGCTTGGTATTTTTGGCGGCCTGTGGGGGGCGTTTTTCATCCGTGCCAACATGGCCTGGTGTAGACGTCGGAAGAACACGCGTCTGGGCCACTACCCCGTGTTGGAGGTAGTGCTGGTAACTCTGGCTACGGCGCTGTTGGCCTTTCCGAACGACTTCACGCGCATGAGTGGGAGCCATCTCATCTCCGAGTTGTTTAACGACTGCAGTCTGCTGGACTCCTCCCAGCTGTGTGACTACACCTCCCAAGTGAAGGGTGGAGCAATTAATAATAACTTAAGTCACGGTGCGAATTACAGCAGCAGCCTGTATGACCGAGCAGCCGGGCCTGGAGTCTACACGGCTATCTGGCAGCTGGCGCTAGCGCTCCTCTTCAAGACGCTGATCACCGTGGTTACGTTTGGCATGAAG GTGCCCTCTGGTTTGTTTATTCCCAGCATGGCTGTAGGGGCGATAGCAGGCAGGCTGCTGGGCATCGGTATGGAGCAGCTGGCATTCTACCACCACGACTGGCCGATCTTCAAGGGTTGTTCATCCAGCACCAAATGCATTACGCCAGGCCTGTACGCCATGCTCGGGGCTGCAGCGTGTCTGG GTGGTGTAACTCGGATGACCGTGTCTCTTGTGGTCATCATGTTCGAGCTGACTGGAGGACTGGAGTACATTGTGCCCCTCATGGCAGCCACTATGACCAGTAAGTGGGTGGCAGATGCTCTGGGCAGAGAGGGCATCTACGAGGCACACATCCGGCTGAACGGCTACCCTTTCCTTGAGCCCAAGGATGAGTTTGAGCACAAGACCCTGGCCATGGATGTGATGCGTCCACGGCGCTCTGATCCTTCACTCTCTGTCCTCACGCAAAGTGGCATGAGTGTGGAGCAGGTGGAGGCTGTGATAGCTGACACATCATACAGTGGATTCCCCGTAGTTGTTTCCCAGGAGTCTCCAAGGCTGGTGGGGTTTGTGCTAAGGAGGGACCTGGTTATATCAATAG ATAGCGCACGCCTCTGCCAGGAGGGTATCGTGGGAGCATCGCAGGTCCTTTTCACTGAGCCTACTTTAACTCAGCCTCATGGTGGACCTCCTTCCCTCAATCTACGCAGCATCATGGATCTCAGTCCACTAGCTATCACTGACCAAACACCCATGGACATCACCGTGGACATCTTTCGCAAGCTCGGCCTACGCCAGTGCCTCGTCACACAgaacgg